The window CGTCGACTGCATCTACGAGGGCTCCAGGTCCTTGTACATCCATCCGGACGAGTGCGTCGACTGCGGAGCCTGTGAGCCGGTCTGCCCGGTCGAGGCCATCTTCTACGAGGACGACACCCCGGAGGAGTGGAAGGACTACTACAAGGCGAACGTCGAGTTCTTCGACGACCTCGGCTCCCCGGGTGGCGCCTCCAAGCTGGG is drawn from Streptomyces sp. NBC_00178 and contains these coding sequences:
- the fdxA gene encoding ferredoxin — protein: MTYVIAQPCVDVKDKACIEECPVDCIYEGSRSLYIHPDECVDCGACEPVCPVEAIFYEDDTPEEWKDYYKANVEFFDDLGSPGGASKLGLIERDHAFIAALPPQNQ